In Candidatus Cohnella colombiensis, one DNA window encodes the following:
- a CDS encoding zinc ribbon domain-containing protein, giving the protein MNCPNCNSVVEGDVSFCGTCGGKIERVVQTVDPVTTVVPATPILPAQPAQPVQPPSQPPVQSSPKQLPPIGPIFSKYKFVIGGVIGAALLVWVVIAFILPMFQSKDAPLIYMGRNSLEMQISGVEKPIELSTSLMSSSDWSNISSDLSWMMSSGNFVKLNEKKDKLFFIKKINDDYAATLYYRDLNKKASSWDDEQGVKLASGIRFGYNTFSINKKGTAIIYSKEVENTYGNKLYLHNLKDELLIDTRVTNYWYSEDQSLIIYTKTNDDDESSVYMVRTDKLDDKVKMDSNIAYMLNVDLKTGNINYVKYVEDKNGERLSTIYSKALDKDKVKLIDGVYSVVSQIDNNSFYYTVAVKNEVELASLVEDDFAVADAALTEPTYENFQTVVSTPYTDWWSGETYYQDVVNTDYDAYYAAYDNYSAKRSRDQLRQNLSGQTYSDVSYSLYAFNNGESKKITDDYANDYYSSSSTYSNLKNKLIFYKKNDRSTMNKLKLSEISYADDVYEAYRNLTTSSPTLYVANLQAVSSEHLQDGEQLDSIALSSDGKQLFSIEYKKSAKSLVVYDLVEGKLSNRKVIDEDVSRMQYIENKSRLYYYKEESNNSAELYQYVDGKSTRIALDVRLGYSTYYEENDVLLFMTDFYSSSSTGTLSKYSNNKTTKIANDVGHYFFNGSSEIYYLADYNDSRGYGDLKKFTTKDNAPIIAERVYFMYELEQGTSF; this is encoded by the coding sequence GTGAATTGTCCAAATTGTAATTCCGTTGTAGAAGGTGACGTAAGTTTCTGTGGAACTTGCGGGGGAAAAATCGAGCGCGTGGTTCAGACTGTTGATCCTGTAACGACAGTTGTGCCTGCTACACCTATTTTGCCCGCACAACCCGCACAACCTGTGCAACCGCCATCACAGCCACCAGTACAGTCTAGTCCGAAGCAACTGCCACCGATCGGCCCAATCTTTAGCAAATATAAATTTGTTATCGGCGGTGTGATCGGTGCAGCACTTCTCGTCTGGGTAGTAATTGCCTTCATCCTCCCGATGTTCCAATCGAAGGACGCACCACTCATCTATATGGGTCGCAACAGTCTCGAAATGCAAATTTCAGGAGTAGAGAAACCTATCGAGCTAAGCACTTCACTTATGAGTAGCAGTGATTGGAGTAATATCTCCAGCGATTTAAGCTGGATGATGTCTAGTGGTAATTTCGTCAAGCTTAATGAAAAGAAGGACAAGCTGTTTTTCATCAAAAAAATTAATGATGATTATGCCGCAACGTTGTATTACCGTGATTTGAACAAAAAAGCATCTAGCTGGGATGATGAGCAAGGTGTGAAGCTTGCATCAGGTATTAGATTTGGATACAACACCTTCAGCATTAACAAGAAAGGTACAGCTATCATCTATTCCAAGGAAGTAGAGAATACTTATGGTAACAAGCTCTACTTACACAATTTGAAAGATGAGTTGCTCATCGATACACGAGTAACTAACTATTGGTATTCCGAAGACCAATCTCTCATCATCTACACGAAGACTAACGACGACGACGAATCTAGTGTTTACATGGTTCGTACGGATAAACTCGATGACAAAGTCAAGATGGATTCCAATATCGCATATATGCTCAATGTCGACTTGAAAACGGGCAATATCAATTATGTGAAGTATGTCGAAGATAAAAACGGTGAAAGATTATCCACAATATATAGTAAAGCGCTCGACAAGGACAAAGTGAAGCTAATCGATGGCGTTTATTCTGTAGTGTCGCAGATTGACAATAATTCTTTCTACTACACTGTTGCTGTTAAGAATGAAGTGGAACTTGCAAGCTTAGTAGAGGACGATTTTGCTGTAGCTGATGCAGCTTTAACAGAGCCTACTTATGAAAATTTCCAAACGGTCGTATCCACACCTTATACAGACTGGTGGTCAGGAGAAACCTACTACCAAGACGTTGTTAACACCGACTACGACGCATACTATGCTGCGTACGACAATTACAGTGCGAAGCGTTCGAGAGATCAGCTCCGTCAAAACTTGAGCGGTCAAACTTATTCTGATGTTTCCTACTCTCTGTATGCATTCAATAATGGTGAAAGCAAGAAGATTACGGACGATTACGCGAATGATTATTACTCCTCATCCAGCACGTATAGCAACTTGAAAAACAAACTGATTTTCTACAAAAAGAATGATCGTTCAACGATGAACAAGCTTAAGCTTTCGGAAATTTCTTATGCAGATGATGTGTATGAGGCATATCGCAACCTGACAACATCTTCACCAACACTTTATGTAGCCAATTTGCAAGCAGTAAGTTCAGAACACCTTCAGGATGGTGAACAACTAGATTCGATCGCACTTTCATCAGACGGCAAGCAATTGTTCTCAATCGAGTACAAAAAATCCGCTAAATCGCTTGTTGTATACGATTTAGTAGAGGGTAAGCTTTCCAATCGCAAAGTCATCGACGAAGATGTTTCCAGAATGCAATATATTGAGAACAAATCAAGACTGTACTATTACAAGGAAGAATCCAACAATTCAGCAGAACTCTATCAATATGTAGACGGGAAGAGCACTCGAATTGCATTGGATGTAAGATTGGGCTACTCGACTTATTATGAAGAAAATGATGTTCTCTTGTTTATGACTGATTTCTACAGCAGCTCCAGCACAGGCACACTTTCAAAATATAGCAACAACAAGACGACTAAGATTGCAAATGATGTTGGTCATTACTTCTTCAATGGTAGTTCAGAGATCTACTACCTTGCTGATTATAACGACAGCCGCGGTTATGGAGACTTGAAGAAATTTACAACCAAAGACAATGCACCGATTATCGCTGAACGTGTATACTTTATGTATGAATTAGAACAAGGCACATCATTCTAA
- a CDS encoding VWA domain-containing protein translates to MFCTNCGKENLNHSPFCTNCGHLQEVPPIELNTTQLIKETPATTLEIEPANEPENEATVVAEILPPNSAEISPESPITPTSSPRSKKGLLVGLASVAVVVISSLWLLGVFSPKEELSAAPSPSSEVTPSPSEQASAEVNIPTTLDTLTITKVDNSSFPTIKLLIDVGGASVGELSAEDFTILEDGVTLPVSDIQYDKGNQALNVSYASLQFHRNPGQQDPRQVSLTLLGKQSESQYDAPQPLSLRMGDISYNTDQYPEVNVYFSLYDAFDKLVETIPSDNSLFQVAENNAPQQISSISKMSDIDESLSINLVMDDSGSMDQILSRVQQEALQFLDQITITENDRIGFMSFAGASEIVQSEFTNQTSAIVPQIKRLSAAGQCTALYRAIEQAVYNTAYNGESGSKYIVIFTDGGENCSNDGYENQDFISPQTVINTAKQFGIPIYAVGVDQDDQLQAITVATNGQYISIGSDIEKLGQFYQSIFTTKKAQYVVKYRSDSPQKQPRSTSIKLLNEAYSSKQEVTVTPRLIDEPAVARVMENYQVNWSVSMSSGDISYLVPYVTYDTTSKKAVYKVVNDQLVALNDAKSKGSVTTFGVPIYHLIDAKKVSESLYQLQLKKYFKRTIAKQGVITDTRFKSTAYTYNIVKQNGVWLVDSTEESNSSETCYTDDTYSTIVACK, encoded by the coding sequence ATGTTTTGCACAAATTGCGGAAAAGAAAATTTGAATCACAGCCCGTTTTGCACGAACTGCGGTCATCTTCAAGAGGTTCCTCCCATTGAACTGAATACAACACAACTCATTAAAGAGACACCGGCGACGACATTAGAGATAGAACCGGCGAACGAACCCGAGAATGAAGCCACAGTTGTAGCCGAGATCCTACCTCCGAATAGTGCTGAAATATCACCTGAATCCCCAATTACTCCAACCTCTTCCCCACGTAGCAAAAAAGGACTCCTTGTTGGTCTTGCTAGTGTAGCGGTAGTTGTAATTAGTTCATTGTGGCTATTAGGTGTTTTCTCACCGAAAGAAGAATTGAGTGCTGCGCCTTCTCCATCGAGTGAAGTGACACCTTCACCCTCTGAGCAGGCTTCGGCTGAAGTCAATATACCTACAACGCTCGATACTCTCACGATTACGAAGGTGGATAACTCCAGTTTCCCTACTATTAAGCTCCTGATTGATGTAGGTGGAGCTAGTGTTGGCGAATTATCTGCTGAGGATTTCACTATTCTCGAAGACGGCGTGACGTTGCCAGTAAGTGACATTCAATATGACAAAGGAAACCAAGCTCTAAATGTCTCATACGCTTCTTTGCAGTTCCATCGCAACCCAGGTCAGCAAGATCCTAGACAAGTATCATTGACCCTATTGGGAAAACAGTCTGAATCCCAATACGATGCACCACAGCCGTTGTCGTTACGAATGGGAGACATCAGCTACAACACAGATCAATACCCAGAAGTGAACGTATACTTCTCACTCTATGATGCATTCGATAAGCTCGTAGAGACGATTCCTTCTGACAATAGTCTGTTCCAAGTAGCTGAGAATAACGCACCACAGCAAATTTCGTCAATCTCGAAAATGTCCGATATTGACGAATCATTGAGCATTAATCTTGTCATGGATGACAGTGGCAGCATGGACCAAATTTTGTCCCGTGTACAACAAGAAGCGTTACAATTCCTAGATCAAATTACGATTACAGAGAATGATCGAATCGGATTTATGAGCTTCGCTGGAGCCTCTGAAATTGTTCAATCCGAATTCACGAATCAAACGAGCGCTATTGTTCCTCAGATTAAGCGACTAAGCGCTGCTGGCCAATGTACTGCACTATATCGTGCCATTGAGCAAGCAGTATACAACACCGCCTATAATGGGGAGTCCGGCTCCAAGTACATAGTGATCTTCACGGATGGTGGTGAAAATTGCAGTAATGATGGCTATGAGAATCAAGACTTTATAAGCCCACAGACCGTTATTAACACTGCTAAGCAATTCGGGATTCCAATCTATGCAGTCGGTGTAGATCAAGATGACCAACTTCAAGCGATTACTGTTGCAACGAATGGCCAATATATTTCGATCGGTTCGGATATAGAGAAGCTGGGACAATTTTATCAATCGATCTTTACGACTAAGAAGGCGCAATATGTCGTCAAGTATCGCTCTGACAGCCCGCAGAAGCAACCGCGTTCTACTTCAATTAAATTACTGAATGAAGCCTATTCGTCCAAACAAGAGGTAACTGTAACACCTCGTTTGATCGATGAACCTGCAGTAGCGCGTGTCATGGAAAATTATCAAGTCAATTGGTCTGTGTCCATGAGCTCTGGTGACATCTCTTATCTCGTACCCTATGTGACTTATGACACGACATCGAAAAAAGCAGTATACAAAGTTGTTAACGATCAGCTCGTCGCACTGAATGATGCAAAATCTAAAGGCAGTGTTACGACCTTCGGAGTTCCTATCTACCATTTGATAGATGCGAAGAAAGTATCCGAGAGTCTGTATCAATTACAGCTGAAAAAATATTTCAAGAGAACCATTGCGAAGCAAGGCGTAATTACGGATACAAGATTCAAGAGCACAGCTTACACCTACAATATCGTCAAGCAGAATGGCGTCTGGCTAGTTGATTCTACAGAGGAGTCCAATTCCTCTGAGACTTGCTATACCGACGATACTTATTCGACAATTGTAGCTTGTAAATAG
- a CDS encoding glucosaminidase domain-containing protein, which translates to MAKYNKQQFYNLLLPTVLLVRKEGSKLFPSVRLAQSWLETGGDIHAWNNLGGIKVGSGKTNNYWHGQWANKATWEVESDVKENITAQFRAYASIYDYYKDQDMLLDLPRYERVRLATTPQQQATALRLCGYATDPQYDVQIVAIIRGDQLLKYDQEVEEHPLPPSNDESFRSVAIHVNGVQVAEGQLIDNRTWVPARVVSQALGLSVAWNGNMVFVEGHELPTLLKGDMGFVPIRELTALQPKAKLEWKQTNYSVEITL; encoded by the coding sequence ATGGCAAAATATAACAAACAACAATTTTATAATCTATTGCTACCGACTGTGTTGCTGGTACGTAAAGAGGGTTCGAAGTTATTTCCTTCAGTTCGTCTCGCACAAAGCTGGCTAGAGACAGGCGGCGACATCCATGCGTGGAATAACCTAGGCGGAATTAAAGTCGGTAGCGGGAAGACAAATAACTATTGGCACGGTCAATGGGCCAATAAAGCAACATGGGAAGTGGAAAGCGACGTTAAGGAAAATATTACTGCACAATTTCGAGCGTATGCCAGCATCTATGATTATTATAAGGACCAAGATATGTTGCTAGATCTTCCGCGTTACGAGCGTGTTAGATTGGCCACAACACCGCAGCAACAGGCAACAGCGTTGCGCTTATGTGGCTATGCGACGGACCCGCAATATGATGTGCAGATTGTTGCTATCATTCGTGGGGATCAGTTATTGAAGTATGATCAAGAAGTGGAAGAGCATCCACTGCCACCGTCGAACGACGAATCCTTCAGGAGTGTTGCAATTCATGTTAATGGTGTCCAAGTGGCTGAGGGACAACTAATCGATAATCGGACATGGGTGCCTGCAAGAGTCGTTAGTCAAGCGTTGGGTCTATCTGTAGCATGGAATGGAAATATGGTCTTCGTGGAGGGACATGAACTTCCTACTCTATTAAAGGGTGATATGGGGTTCGTTCCTATTCGTGAGCTGACGGCACTTCAGCCGAAAGCTAAGCTAGAATGGAAGCAAACCAATTATTCAGTGGAAATTACACTGTAG
- the mscL gene encoding large conductance mechanosensitive channel protein MscL, with protein MFKSLLSEFKTFAMRGNVVDLAVGVIIGAAFGKIVTSLVNDVIMPPIGKLLGGVNFKDLYLNLDSSKDLSGVSLDKAREEGAAIIAYGQFINVLIDFIIVAFAVFMLIKILNKLTTKKNKDEPAAAPTTRDCPYCLSVIPVAATRCGHCTSEVPEAGAASAH; from the coding sequence ATGTTTAAATCTTTGTTAAGTGAATTTAAAACATTTGCCATGCGTGGTAATGTTGTAGACTTAGCGGTCGGGGTCATTATCGGGGCTGCGTTTGGCAAAATCGTAACATCGCTCGTTAACGATGTTATTATGCCGCCGATTGGTAAATTGCTAGGTGGAGTCAACTTTAAAGATCTCTATCTCAACTTGGATTCATCCAAAGATCTTAGCGGTGTCTCCTTGGATAAAGCTCGAGAAGAAGGCGCAGCTATTATCGCTTATGGACAATTCATTAACGTCCTAATCGACTTCATCATCGTAGCTTTTGCCGTATTTATGTTAATCAAGATTTTGAACAAGCTCACGACTAAGAAAAATAAAGATGAGCCAGCAGCCGCCCCTACAACACGCGATTGCCCGTATTGCTTATCTGTTATTCCAGTCGCAGCAACGCGTTGCGGGCATTGTACCTCTGAGGTTCCCGAAGCTGGGGCAGCTTCTGCACATTAA